AGCCAGATCAGGGTCAAGTTTGGCTAGGAGAAAAGGAAATTACCAATTTGCCGATTGATCAGCGATCGCGCTTAGGAATTGGTTATCTCCCTCAACAACCAAGCATCTTTCGCCATCTTACCGTTGCCGATAATCTTCGTTTAGTCATCCAGCAAAATGGTTATTCTTCTGCTAGAGGAAAACAGCGTCTAAGAACCTTATTAGAGGAATTTCATCTGGAAAAAGTCGCCACAACAGAAGGGAATCGGATTTCTGGTGGAGAACGACGGCGCACCGAGTTAGCACGGGCTTTAGCGATTGGTGACCAGGGGCCACAATTTTTATTATTAGATGAACCTTTTGCTGGGGTCGATCCGATCGCGGTTTCAGAATTGCAAGTATTAATTAATCACCTGCGATCGCAGAATATGGGAATCCTCATTACCGATCATAACGTCCGAGAAACCCTAGAAATTACAGATCGCGCTTATATTATGAGTGAAGGAGATATTCTCGCCTCGGGAAAAGCAGAGGAACTCTATCAAGATCCCTTAGTACGCCAGTATTACTTGGGGGATAAGTTTGAAGTGTAAAGCAAAAAAGTAGCAGAAGCGTTAACTCCTGCTACCCCATAAAAATTAAACTAAAAATTAATTTTAGTCGTCATAAACCCGACATTCTGCCGCGTCAGGGTTCTCATCGCAATACTGTTCTAAAGAGGTTTTCTTGGGCTTACTAGAGCGTTGATGAGAATATTCGGCTTGGAGTTCTTCAACAGTATCCCAAGCAACAGCGCAGTCTTGAGAGTCACTTCCTTCTTCGCCACA
This window of the Euhalothece natronophila Z-M001 genome carries:
- the lptB gene encoding LPS export ABC transporter ATP-binding protein, translating into MNLVLKQIYKSYGKAAIVRGVNLMVTPGEIVGLLGPNGAGKTTTFYIATGLVKPDQGQVWLGEKEITNLPIDQRSRLGIGYLPQQPSIFRHLTVADNLRLVIQQNGYSSARGKQRLRTLLEEFHLEKVATTEGNRISGGERRRTELARALAIGDQGPQFLLLDEPFAGVDPIAVSELQVLINHLRSQNMGILITDHNVRETLEITDRAYIMSEGDILASGKAEELYQDPLVRQYYLGDKFEV
- a CDS encoding Calvin cycle protein CP12, yielding MSNIEEQIEKQRQEAREVCGEEGSDSQDCAVAWDTVEELQAEYSHQRSSKPKKTSLEQYCDENPDAAECRVYDD